The window GAAAATTGACATTTAGAAGATCATTTTATTTCACCCCAGGAGATATCTTTTTACTTAAAGGAAACCTGGGGAGATATCTGGCGCAACAATTAATTAACTTCACTTCTCTTAATTTCTCATGCATAGGCCGCTCCTGTTCTATGCGCTTAGCGACAAATTGTCCCCAAAACACAAAAGGTTGCTTAATATGGGCCGACCCACTAGTGCCGGCATGCCTGCTCGCTTGCATGAAAAACCGGCAGCACCTGGCTCAATAAAAAATCAGTCATGTTCGTCTGAGGAAAAGGCCACTAGAAAAACCAGCATTTCCTGACTTGGAAAAAACCGGCCACGTTGTTTTGGACAAATTTGAAAGACTAcatgaatttaaaaaaatgttcaattttttaaaaaatattttggaatttataaaaaatcatgaactttaaaAAAAGGTTCAAatcttaaaaatattcatgaattttaaaaatgtttgtgaattttttaaaaagtttgtggactaaaaattgaaaacaaacaaacaaagaaaaacAAGGGAAATAAAATCGgatagaaaaggaaaaaagaaataaaaaatggtcaaaatccagtAGTTAGCTGCAGGCATGCCGGCCGAGTTTTCGCTTTACAGCCTGTTCAATAAACTTCTCCCATTTCATTGATGGGCCGGATTTCAGCCCAGAaacttcacgtgaagaagctggttgCTCCGTGGCTCAACGTCGACCACACTCCGGAGGACCTCCTCACCGGAGTCAGCTTCGCCTCCGGCGCCACTGGATATGACCCCCTCACTCCAAAAATCGTGGTATGTACTCTGGCTGATCTTTCACACTCAATCTCTATTGATAATattatatgatgcatgcatgatcgATGCAGAGGCCGAATCACAGTACACCGCTAGCTAGTCCAAGAAGAAATTTTTTGTAATGATCTTGCTAACTTCTACGCGTATTGCAGAGTGTGATCACGCTGGAGCAGCAACTGGAGTACTTCGATGAGTACCGTGACAAACTGGTGGCcatcgccggcgaggaggaggccgagagGATCATCGATGGTGCCTTCTTTTTTGTGTGTGCCGGCTCGGATGACATAGCTAACACCTACTTCACAACACCGTTTCGGAGCGTCCAGTACGACATCTCGTCCTACGTGGACCTCCTCCTCGTCGGTGTGGACAAGTTCCTCCGAAGCGTGAGTGCTCGCGGCGCCAAGAGGATCGGCTTCGTGGGCGTCCCGCCCATCGGATGCGTGCCGTCGCAACGGACGGTCGGCGGCGGGTTGCATCGTCATTGTGAACCCAAGCACAACTACGCAGCACAGCTCTACAACTCAAGGGTGCAGGAGCTGATCGAAAGGATGAAAGAGGAGCTCAACACCCGCATAGTCTACCTAGGGATCTATGACATCATCCAAGAGCTCGCCGAGGATGGGGAGCGTTGGGGCTTCACTGAGACGACCCACGGGTGCTGCGGGACCGGGCTCATCGAGGTGACGAATCTCTGTGACTCTAGGTTCATGGCGGTGTGCGACGACGTATCCAAGCATGTCTTCTTCGATAGCTTCCATCCCACGCAAAGGGCATACAAGATCATTGTCGACAACATCTGGGACACCTATGGACACCTCTTGTAACCCTAAATGGAGTTTCTCAACATTGATTGAGCTCCATGGATCGATGAGCATACACGGCATATAAATTTGAAACTTTGCAGTTCGATAAAACATTAGAACTAAATATTTTAGACATGACAATGGAG is drawn from Triticum dicoccoides isolate Atlit2015 ecotype Zavitan chromosome 4A, WEW_v2.0, whole genome shotgun sequence and contains these coding sequences:
- the LOC119287170 gene encoding GDSL esterase/lipase EXL3-like yields the protein MRRLRLQQLAVVVAVLALVAAVRPAVCREQQNNGTVEVAGEEMRSARATAVIVFGDSIVDPGNNNNLHTQIKANHAPYGKDFDGHVATGRFSNGLVPSDLVAQKLHVKKLVAPWLNVDHTPEDLLTGVSFASGATGYDPLTPKIVSVITLEQQLEYFDEYRDKLVAIAGEEEAERIIDGAFFFVCAGSDDIANTYFTTPFRSVQYDISSYVDLLLVGVDKFLRSVSARGAKRIGFVGVPPIGCVPSQRTVGGGLHRHCEPKHNYAAQLYNSRVQELIERMKEELNTRIVYLGIYDIIQELAEDGERWGFTETTHGCCGTGLIEVTNLCDSRFMAVCDDVSKHVFFDSFHPTQRAYKIIVDNIWDTYGHLL